In the Gossypium arboreum isolate Shixiya-1 chromosome 10, ASM2569848v2, whole genome shotgun sequence genome, one interval contains:
- the LOC128281689 gene encoding LEAF RUST 10 DISEASE-RESISTANCE LOCUS RECEPTOR-LIKE PROTEIN KINASE-like 1.2 isoform X2, which translates to MNRDILIFFFFFFFILRKPYATDENFRICNETRKCGNLSINFPFFMEESRCGYPGFNISCKNNINPIVSLPNDGDYIIHNIFYQNQSFHISRADPFDGDDVCSNSIRSISIPEDRFFLPPSQVNMSLFFDCVSVSELPRSLGFYKVICDAKYGTNVTLSQYSYDDSQLSYASKYCNKTVVLPAPVDLPGNETGVEGILNRGFILEWKSSKCSVCEVSGGKCGFDDNTNNFKCFCQDRPRPSSCARGKNSHAHIKLVVGYSIAGTVVLIILLACFIRTFSFNVRRFIWQIKVEGDKKIEAFLNRHEFLTPKRARGLISTGRRLESRHTIN; encoded by the exons ATGAATAGAGATattcttattttcttcttctttttcttcttcattttaagAAAACCCTATGCGACAGATGAAAACTTCAGAATCTGTAACGAGACAAGAAAGTGTGGTAATCTCAGCATAAACTTCCCATTCTTCATGGAGGAATCTCGATGTGGTTATCCTGGATTCAACATCTCCTGCAAAAACAACATCAACCCCATCGTTAGCTTGCCGAATGATGGCGACTATATCATCCATAATATCTTTTACCAGAACCAATCTTTTCACATCTCAAGAGCCGATCCTTTCGACGGCGACGATGTTTGCAGCAATTCAATTCGAAGCATATCCATTCCCGAAGACCGATTTTTTCTCCCACCAAGCCAAGTAAACATGAGTTTGTTCTTCGATTGCGTATCAGTCTCGGAGTTGCCCAGATCTCTTGGTTTTTATAAGGTTATTTGTGACGCTAAATATGGAACTAATGTAACTTTGTCGCAGTATAGTTATGATGATTCTCAGCTGAGTTATGCATCAAAGTATTGTAATAAGACTGTGGTGTTGCCGGCGCCGGTGGATCTTCCCGGCAATGAAACCGGTGTTGAAGGTATATTGAACCGAGGGTTTATTTTGGAATGGAAATCGAGCAAGTGTAGCGTTTGCGAGGTGAGTGGTGGAAAGTGTGGATTCGATGATAATACCAACAATTTCAAGTGCTTTTGCCAGGATAGGCCTCGCCCTTCCAGTTGTGCTCGGG GAAAAAATTCACACGCCCATATAAAACTTGTAGTAG GGTATTCTATTGCTGGGACAGTAGTGTTGATTATTCTCCTGGCTTGCTTTATAAGAACATTCTCATTCAATGTTAGAAGATTTATTTGGCAGATTAAAGTAGAAGGAGATAAAAAGATTGAAGCATTCTTAAACCGCCATGAATTCTTAACTCCAAAAAG agctcgaggactcataagtactggaagacgattggagagtcgacacactatcaattag
- the LOC128281689 gene encoding LEAF RUST 10 DISEASE-RESISTANCE LOCUS RECEPTOR-LIKE PROTEIN KINASE-like 1.2 isoform X1 has product MNRDILIFFFFFFFILRKPYATDENFRICNETRKCGNLSINFPFFMEESRCGYPGFNISCKNNINPIVSLPNDGDYIIHNIFYQNQSFHISRADPFDGDDVCSNSIRSISIPEDRFFLPPSQVNMSLFFDCVSVSELPRSLGFYKVICDAKYGTNVTLSQYSYDDSQLSYASKYCNKTVVLPAPVDLPGNETGVEGILNRGFILEWKSSKCSVCEVSGGKCGFDDNTNNFKCFCQDRPRPSSCARGKNSHAHIKLVVGYSIAGTVVLIILLACFIRTFSFNVRRFIWQIKVEGDKKIEAFLNRHEFLTPKRYKYSDVKSMTNSFRDKLGKGGYGDVYKGKLLDGQHVAVKILNKSKSNGEDFMNEVSSISRTSHVNIVLESTKHITVVLESTKPWL; this is encoded by the exons ATGAATAGAGATattcttattttcttcttctttttcttcttcattttaagAAAACCCTATGCGACAGATGAAAACTTCAGAATCTGTAACGAGACAAGAAAGTGTGGTAATCTCAGCATAAACTTCCCATTCTTCATGGAGGAATCTCGATGTGGTTATCCTGGATTCAACATCTCCTGCAAAAACAACATCAACCCCATCGTTAGCTTGCCGAATGATGGCGACTATATCATCCATAATATCTTTTACCAGAACCAATCTTTTCACATCTCAAGAGCCGATCCTTTCGACGGCGACGATGTTTGCAGCAATTCAATTCGAAGCATATCCATTCCCGAAGACCGATTTTTTCTCCCACCAAGCCAAGTAAACATGAGTTTGTTCTTCGATTGCGTATCAGTCTCGGAGTTGCCCAGATCTCTTGGTTTTTATAAGGTTATTTGTGACGCTAAATATGGAACTAATGTAACTTTGTCGCAGTATAGTTATGATGATTCTCAGCTGAGTTATGCATCAAAGTATTGTAATAAGACTGTGGTGTTGCCGGCGCCGGTGGATCTTCCCGGCAATGAAACCGGTGTTGAAGGTATATTGAACCGAGGGTTTATTTTGGAATGGAAATCGAGCAAGTGTAGCGTTTGCGAGGTGAGTGGTGGAAAGTGTGGATTCGATGATAATACCAACAATTTCAAGTGCTTTTGCCAGGATAGGCCTCGCCCTTCCAGTTGTGCTCGGG GAAAAAATTCACACGCCCATATAAAACTTGTAGTAG GGTATTCTATTGCTGGGACAGTAGTGTTGATTATTCTCCTGGCTTGCTTTATAAGAACATTCTCATTCAATGTTAGAAGATTTATTTGGCAGATTAAAGTAGAAGGAGATAAAAAGATTGAAGCATTCTTAAACCGCCATGAATTCTTAACTCCAAAAAGGTATAAATATTCAGATGTGAAGAGCATGACCAATTCATTTCGAGATAAATTAGGTAAAGGTGGCTATGGAGATGTTTACAAAGGGAAACTACTTGATGGACAACATGTAGCAGTGAAGATTTTGAATAAATCGAAAAGTAATGGGGAAGATTTTATGAACGAGGTATCAAGCATTAGTAGAACCTCCCATGTCAacatagtcctagaatcgaccaaacatatcacggtagtcctagaatcgactaaaccgtggctctga
- the LOC108473250 gene encoding uncharacterized protein LOC108473250: MFIGQSSNGDFTVDGKEVIDFLEGDIQRSVVNDVPSITFWDQIHQILIQGMDNIVILKLLGRNIGFSVLQNEIYSMWRPSGPIHMMDIENGYFLVKIHNKLDCDKALSEGPWTIFGQYLTVQPWTMAFDPTQAYPSVVMAWIRLLALLSYLYNRKIITEIGELVGKVVKLDMNTNSRTRGQFARMAV; this comes from the coding sequence ATGTTCATCGGCCAATCTTCAAATGGAGATTTCACTGTGGATGGAAAGGAAGTTATTGATTTCTTGGAAGGGGACATTCAGAGATCCGTTGTGAATGACGTGCCTTCAATTACTTTTTgggatcaaattcatcaaatcctTATTCAGGGTATGGATAACATTGTGATCTTAAAACTACTAGGTCGTAACATTGGTTTTTCAGTTTTGCAGAACGAAATTTACAGCATGTGGAGACCTTCAGGCCCTATTCACATGATGGACATTGAAAACGGATATTTTCTAGTCAAAATCCATAACAAACTAGATTGTGATAAGGCTCTCTCTGAAGGACCGTGGACTATTTTCGGCCAATATTTGACTGTTCAGCCTTGGACGATGGCTTTTGACCCTACGCAGGCTTACCCAAGTGTAGTGATGGCATGGATTAGACTCCTTGCTCTTCTTAGTTATCTATACAACCGTAAAATCATTACAGAAATTGGAGAACTTGTGGGCAAAGTGGTAAAGTTAGATATGAATACCAATAGCAGGACGAGGGGACAGTTCGCTAGAATGgcggtgtaa